Proteins co-encoded in one Fusarium musae strain F31 chromosome 3, whole genome shotgun sequence genomic window:
- a CDS encoding hypothetical protein (EggNog:ENOG41~BUSCO:EOG09260P2K), which yields MLRRPPGEGRRALQQQRLFIAFAIILLPWLQLVDAQQQHRPVEPGLPQLQRPGGRSQQLADDAVHQWAATPVDVTKSARETVKNVRRASVANERQRQQKNEPARKNRKREYEPEKEHIIIPDDASALATLAPAQSVGAPNPSRRSSSIPASGLASPQIARSLKDWEVEDFVLLATVDGDLYANDRRTGKERWHLEVDHPMVETKHYRSERSILDENYRQVDHYVWAVEPNRDGGIYLWAPDSNRGFVKTGFTMKKLVEELAPYADESSPVVYTGDKKTTMITLDAATGRVLKWFGATGSHVNEAESCARPDTLYDENNQECSSTGTITLGRTEYTVDIQRRDDGLPIATLRYSEWSPNNYDSDLFQQHQSSLDKKYITSQHDGKVYAFDYARSEKAEPLFSEHFAAPVARVFDVCRPGDATSDSNPDLVVLPQPPMPPQDETHARMRSNSIFLNQTRTGDWYVMSGRSYPLIIHAPIAQLSRPDWWDIAPSWDTINQTKLSKVLVGTHFLDTVNNRGGTHTPSLPAGAIEGPEVYDVYDSHDDFENNDSKTTDLTFSDEPTLFTNVKKVPLIAAQSVKDFITNPVVIIIFVSLLYFNNKNIRRHLQRGKRRGFWNELQNILGFVEAPVYTAQPDEVDSSDTDGNVDYLADPANEEPKPAAPRESLEEKVKESVVPTPESSKLEPETLPHTPIKEIELSDREATPKPKRKTGKRSVDAPDTPQPQPQSKATATNESQDGGAPEKKKKAHRGRRGGVKHRKGRAQETSLSRGDDPATATVEDAVNNAKKLGERPSLEPDVMTVHDDMQSVTGSTIRMGNIEVNTDEQLGTGSNGTLVFAGKFDGRAVAVKRMLIQFYDIASQETRLLRESDDHPNVIRYYSQQIRDGFLYIALERCAASLADVVEKPNYFRDLANAGRHDLPNILYQITNGISHLHELRIVHRDLKPQNILVNMGKDGKPRMLVSDFGLCKKLEGGQSSFGATTGRAAGTSGWRAPELLLDDDAREGAMMEASTQSGSGSVLVDDNMMPRRATRAIDIFSLGLVFFYVLTNGSHPFDCGDRYMREVNIRKGQYNLDLLDSLGDFAYEAKDLIASMLEADPKNRPNAKEIMAHPFFWSPKKRLAFLCDVSDHFEKEPRDPPSPALVELERHAGEVTHDFLKALPRDFVDSLGKQRKYTGNRLLDLLRALRNKKNHYEDMPEALKKTVGSLPEGYLAFWTVRFPMLLLICWNVVWSVRWDGSDRFREYYEPAAL from the exons ATGCTGCGACGACCTCCGGGCGAGGGGCGTCGGGCCCTACAGCAACAGAGACTCTTCATCGCCTTTGctatcatccttcttccttggctacagcttgttgatgctcagcagcagcatcgacCAGTTGAACCAGGTCTACCACAACTGCAGCGCCCCGGCGGCCGCAGTCAGCAGCTAGCCGATGATGCCGTGCATCAATGGGCCGCGACGCCCGTTGACGTGACTAAGTCGGCCCGCGAGACCGTCAAGAATGTGAGGCGGGCTTCCGTTGCCAACGagcgacagcgacaacaGAAGAACGAGCCTGCCCGTAAGAACCGGAAGAGAGAATACGAACCCGAAAAGGAACATATAATTATCCCTGACGATGCGAGCGCCCTCGCAACTTTGGCTCCGGCTCAGTCCGTAGGAGCACCAAACCCTTCACGACGGTCCAGCAGCATTCCTGCTTCTGGGCTTGCCTCGCCGCAGATTGCGCGGAGTCTGAAGGATTGGGAAGTGGAAGACTTTGTGCTTCTGGCGACCGTCGATGGAGACCTATACGCCAACGACCGAAGAACCGGAAAAGAGCGTTGGCATCTCGAAGTCGACCATCCTATGGTAGAGACTAAACATTACCGTTCAGAGAGGTCCATTCTGGATGAAAATTATCGCCAAGTCGACCATTATGTGTGGGCTGTTGAGCCTAACCGTGACGGTGGAATATACCTCTGGGCCCCCGATTCCAATCGTGGATTTGTCAAAACTGGCTTCaccatgaagaagcttgtcgaGGAACTGGCCCCTTACGCCGACGAGAGCTCCCCCGTCGTCTATACTGGCGATAAGAAGACTACCATGATTACTCTTGATGCAGCCACAGGGAGAGTTCTCAAGTGGTTCGGTGCTACAGGGTCTCATGTTAACGAAGCCGAAAGCTGCGCACGCCCCGACACGTTGTATGACGAAAACAACCAGGAGTGTAGCTCTACAGGAACAATCACATTGGGCAGGACCGAATATACTGTTGATATCCAGCGACGTGATGATGGTCTTCCTATCGCTACCCTCAGGTACTCTGAGTGGAGCCCTAATAACTACGACAGTGACCTATTTCAACAGCACCAGTCTTCATTGGATAAGAAGTACATCACAAGCCAGCACGACGGCAAGGTCTACGCGTTTGACTACGCAAGATCTGAAAAGGCAGAGCCGCTTTTCAGCGAACACTTCGCTGCACCTGTAGCCCGAGTCTTTGATGTATGCCGACCAGGAGATGCTACATCAGACAGCAACCCCGATCTTGTGGTCCTCCCTCAACCGCCAATGCCCCCACAAGACGAGACCCACGCCCGCATGCGCAGCAACAGCATCTTTCTCAACCAGACTCGGACTGGGGACTGGTATGTCATGTCTGGACGATCATACCCTCTTATTATACATGCCCCTATCGCTCAACTATCCCGTCCCGATTGGTGGGACATTGCTCCCTCTTGGGACACCATCAACCAGACCAAACTCTCGAAGGTCTTGGTAGGCACACATTTCCTCGATACTGTCAACAACCGAGGTGGCACACATACGCCAAGTTTGCCTGCCGGTGCAATCGAAGGACCAGAAGTGTATGACGTATACGATAGCCACGACGATTTTGAGAATAATGACTCGAAAACCACGGACCTGACATTTTCGGATGAGCCTACCTTGTTTACCAACGTCAAAAAGGTGCCTCTAATTGCCGCCCAAAGCGTCAAGGATTTCATCACCAACCCCGTGGTCATCATCATATTCGTTTCATTGCTCTatttcaacaacaagaataTCCGTCGTCACCTTCAGCGAGGGAAGAGGAGGGGTTTTTGGAACGAATTGCAGAACATACTGGGTTTTGTTGAGGCCCCTGTCTACACGGCGCAACCGGATGAAGTTGATAGCAGCGACACTGACGGCAACGTCGACTACTTGGCCGACCCAGCCAATGAAGAACCCAAGCCCGCAGCACCTAGGGAAAGTttggaggagaaggtcaAAGAATCCGTGGTCCCCACCCCTGAATCATCCAAATTGGAGCCCGAAACTTTGCCCCATACGCCTATCAAAGAGATAGAGCTCAGCGATAGGGAAGCGAcccccaagcccaagaggAAGACCGGCAAGAGGTCAGTAGATGCTCCCGatactcctcaacctcaacctcaatccaAGGCTACGGCCACAAATGAAAGTCAGGATGGTGGAGCCcctgaaaagaagaagaaggctcacAGAGGTAGACGTGGGGGTGTCAAACATCGCAAGGGTCGTGCTCAGGAAACATCCCTATCTCGAGGCGATGACCCGGCTACGGCCACTGTCGAGGATGCGGTCAACAACGCAAAGAAGTTGGGCGAGAGGCCCAGCCTCGAGCCGGACGTAATGACCGTGCATGACGACATGCAGTCTGTGACAGGCTCGACGATTCGTATGGGAAACATCGAGGTGAACACAGATGAGCAATTGGGCACAGGAAGCAATGGCACTCTAGTCTTTGCTGGCAAATTTGATGGAAGAGCGGTTGCCGTCAAACGCATGTTGATCCAGTTTTATGATATCGCGTCCCAAGAGACAAGGCTATTGAGAGAGAGTGATGATCACCCGAATG TTATTCGATATTACTCCCAGCAGATCCGCGATGGATTTCTCTACATTGCCTTGGAGCGTTGCGCCGCTTCATTAGCAGACGTGGTCGAAAAGCCCAACTATTTCCGGGATCTTGCCAACGCCGGCCGTCACGATTTGCCAAACATCCTTTACCAGATCACCAACGGCATCAGCCACCTACATGAACTCCGAATCGTCCATCGTGACCTCAAGCCGCAGAACATTTTGGTCAATATgggcaaggatggcaagcctAGAATGCTAGTCTCTGATTTCGGACTTtgcaagaagctggaggGCGGCCAATCATCCTTCGGTGCTACTACGGGTCGTGCCGCTGGAACATCAGGCTGGCGTGCTCCTGAGCTTCTGCTCGACGACGATGCTCGAGAAGGTGCCATGATGGAGGCCAGCACCCAAAGCGGCTCCGGCTCGGTTCTGGTTGACGATAACATGATGCCCCGGCGTGCTACTCGTGCGATTGACATTTTCTCGCTTGGACTAGTATTCTTCTACGTTTTGACCAACGGATCACATCCATTTGATTGCGGCGATCGCTATATGCGAGAGGTCAATATCCGAAAAGGGCAGTATAACCTGGACCTCCTCGACTCTCTCGGAGACTTTGCCTACGAGGCTAAGGACCTTATCGCCTCTATGCTTGAAGCAGACCCCAAGAACCGTCCTAATGCCAAGGAAATCATGGCCCATCCCTTCTTCTGGTCCCCGAAGAAGAGGCTCGCATTCCTTTGCGACGTGTCAGACCACTTTGAAAAGGAGCCGAGGGACCCCCCTTCGCCCGCCCTGGTCGAGCTTGAAAGGCACGCAGGGGAGGTCACTCATGACTTCTTGAAGGCCTTACCACGTGATTTCGTTGACTCTCTCGGGAAACAACGCAAATACACGGGTAACCGGCTTCTTGATCTGCTTCGGGCCCTACGGAATAAGAAAAACCATTATGAAGATATGCCTGAGGCACTCAAAAAGACCGTGGGGTCCCTGCCTGAAGGTTATCTTGCCTTTTGGACCGTCAGATTCCCAATGTTATTACTCATTTGTTGGAACGTGGTCTGGAGCGTACGGTGGGACGGGTCGGACAGGTTTCGCGAATATTATGAACCCGCAGCCCTTTAG